A window of Pseudomonas denitrificans (nom. rej.) genomic DNA:
AACACGTTGCGCTTCTCGTCGCCGATGTCCAGGGACAGGCGCAGCAGCTTGTCGGCGCCCTCGACGAACTCGCACTTCTCGATCAGCGCGATGCGCAGGTCGACGGCGGCAAAGGCGTCGAAGTTGATCTCCGCGGCCAGCGGGTCCTTGGTCAGTTCGCCATTACCAGTGGGCTTGTTGGCGGCGGCGAGGTCTTCCTTGGAGGCTTCGATCATGGCTTCGATTTTCGCAGGCTCGATACGGGTCATCAGCGGGTTGAACGGGTTCAGTTGATGGTTGGCCAGCAGTTGCTCGTGGTCGGCCCACTTCAGCGGGGCGACGTTGAGGAAGGCTTCGGCGGCTTCGGCCAGCTTCGGCAGCACTGGCTTGAGGAAGATCACCAGCTGACGGAACAGGTTCACGCCCAGGGCGCAGATGGCCTGGACTTCGGCCTGCTTGCCTTCCTGCTTGTTCAGCGACCACGGGGCCTTGTCGGCGATCCAGGCGTTGGCCTGGTCGGCCAGGGCCATGATCTCGCGCATGGCGCGACCGAAGTCACGGGCTTCATAGGCCGCGGCAATGCTCGGAGCGGCAGTGCGGAAGGCCTCGACCAGTTCCGGCGCCGGATTGGCGTCCACCAGCAGGCCGTTGTTGCCCTTGTGGATGAAGCCGGCGCAACGGCTGGCGATGTTGACCACCTTGCCGACCAGGTCGGAGTTGACCTTCTGCACGAAGTCTTCGAGGTTCAGGTCGAGGTCGTCGACGCCGCGGCCCAGTTTGGAGGCGTAGTAGTAGCGCAGGTATTCCGGGTCCAGGTGGTCCAGGTAGGTGCGCGCCTTGACGAAGGTGCCGCGCGACTTGGACATCTTCTGGCCGTTGACGGTCAGGTAGCCATGCACATTGACCGCGGTCGGCTTGCGGTAGCCGGCGCCCTGGAGCATGGCCGGCCAGAACAGCGCGTGGAAATTGACGATGTCCTTGCCGATGAAGTGGTACAGCTCGGCTTCGGAGCCTTCTTTCCAGTAGGCGTCGAAGTCCAGTTCCGGGCGGCGTGCGCAGAGGTTCTTGAAGCTGGCCATGTAGCCGATCGGCGCGTCCAGCCAGACATAGAAGTACTTGCCCGGCGCGTCGGGAATCTCGAAGCCGAAGTAGGGTGCGTCGCGGGAGATGTCCCACTCCTGCAGGCCGGAATCCAGCCACTCGGCGAGCTTGTTGGCCACCGAATCCTGCAGGGTGCCGCTGCGGGTCCACTGCTGCAGCATGTCCTGGAAGTCAGGCAGCTTGAAGAAGTAGTGCAGCGATTCCTTGAGCACCGGGGTGGCGCCGGAGATCGCCGATTTCGGGTCCTTCAGCTCGGTCGGGGCGTAGGTCGCGCCGCAGGCTTCGCAGTTGTCGCCGTACTGGTCGGCGGTGCCGCACTTCGGGCAGGTGCCCTTGATGAAGCGGTCGGCCAGGAACATCTGCTTTTCCGGGTCGAAGTACTGGGTCACCGGACGGGTGGCAATATGGCCGGCGTCGCGCAGCTTCAGGTAGATGGCCGAGGACAGCTCGCGGTTCTCTTCCGAGTGGGTCGAGTGGTAGTTGTCGAAGTTCACCTGGAAGTCGGCGAAGTCGGCCATGTGCTCGGCGCGCACGCCGTCGATCAGCTGCTCGGAGGTGATGCCTTCGCGCTCGGCGCGCAGCATGATGGCCGAGCCGTGGGCATCGTCCGCGCACACGTACACCGCCTGGTTGCCACGCATCTTCTGGAAGCGCACCCAGATGTCGGTCTGGATGTACTCCAGCATGTGACCCAGGTGGATCGAACCATTGGCGTAGGGCAGGGCGCTGGTGACGAGGATCTTGCGGGCTTCGGACATGATGATCGGCCGTTCCGGTTAAAACGAGGGAATCGGCAACTATATAGG
This region includes:
- the metG gene encoding methionine--tRNA ligase, with translation MSEARKILVTSALPYANGSIHLGHMLEYIQTDIWVRFQKMRGNQAVYVCADDAHGSAIMLRAEREGITSEQLIDGVRAEHMADFADFQVNFDNYHSTHSEENRELSSAIYLKLRDAGHIATRPVTQYFDPEKQMFLADRFIKGTCPKCGTADQYGDNCEACGATYAPTELKDPKSAISGATPVLKESLHYFFKLPDFQDMLQQWTRSGTLQDSVANKLAEWLDSGLQEWDISRDAPYFGFEIPDAPGKYFYVWLDAPIGYMASFKNLCARRPELDFDAYWKEGSEAELYHFIGKDIVNFHALFWPAMLQGAGYRKPTAVNVHGYLTVNGQKMSKSRGTFVKARTYLDHLDPEYLRYYYASKLGRGVDDLDLNLEDFVQKVNSDLVGKVVNIASRCAGFIHKGNNGLLVDANPAPELVEAFRTAAPSIAAAYEARDFGRAMREIMALADQANAWIADKAPWSLNKQEGKQAEVQAICALGVNLFRQLVIFLKPVLPKLAEAAEAFLNVAPLKWADHEQLLANHQLNPFNPLMTRIEPAKIEAMIEASKEDLAAANKPTGNGELTKDPLAAEINFDAFAAVDLRIALIEKCEFVEGADKLLRLSLDIGDEKRNVFSGIKSAYPDPSKLEGRLTLYVANLAPRKMKFGISEGMVLAAGPGGEDIYLLSPDSGAKPGQRVK